The following proteins are co-located in the Pseudomonadota bacterium genome:
- a CDS encoding single-stranded DNA-binding protein produces MLLLNRVNLIGKIADDPRVYFTPNHIRIMSFELVTESDKSLSRPHHVVIEDPLIIEYAHTYLFAGSVVWVEGQLEYFCNAHDNSKDVWIVVSRKYGRLHPLMQ; encoded by the coding sequence ATGCTTTTACTAAATCGTGTGAATTTGATTGGCAAAATAGCAGACGATCCACGTGTTTATTTCACGCCTAACCACATTCGCATCATGAGTTTTGAGCTTGTAACCGAATCAGACAAAAGCCTTTCCAGACCGCATCACGTGGTTATTGAGGACCCATTGATCATCGAGTATGCTCATACATACTTATTTGCAGGTTCTGTTGTATGGGTTGAAGGACAGCTTGAGTATTTTTGCAATGCTCATGACAATAGCAAAGACGTTTGGATTGTTGTGTCTAGAAAGTATGGAAGATTGCATCCCCTCATGCAGTAA